One segment of Solanum lycopersicum chromosome 1, SLM_r2.1 DNA contains the following:
- the LOC101257304 gene encoding aluminum-activated malate transporter 10, translating into MVKENEVAGRLEWRVNMPNGSSRILAPESRETCSRLQSLVMGIVLNIKAFLDKAWNLAVNEPKKVVHCLKVGLALSLVSVFYYMRPLYDGVGGNAMWAVMTVVVVFEYTVGSTLYKCVNRAIGTCLAGSLGIGVHWVASQAGDKFEPVILQVSVFLLAAAATFSRFIPTIKARFDYGAMIFILTFSLVSVSGYRVDKLVELAHERVSTIAIGASICIFITMILCPVWAGTELHHLISNNLEKLADSLAGYAAENFSVDGSKNVHEKDSSKKLQGYKCVLNSKAAEESMANFARWEPAHGKFNFRHPWKQYLKIGASMRSCAYCIETLHGSINSNTETPEFLKKPLNDVCMRLGTTSSKVLKEMSSMIKTMKKSTKLDILVDEMNSSVEGLQNALKIFPSYQHIPTPDPGTEEAPNGTEEPSLKSTALSLMEIVQMATLTSLLVEIASRIEGIVEEVKELASQAEFRDESSMKSKQTQTKINGNDGNEHEVTMKTLQKV; encoded by the exons ATGGTTAAGGAAAATGAAGTGGCTGGAAGATTGGAATGGAGGGTTAACATGCCTAATGGTTCATCGCGAATTTTAGCGCCAGAGTCTAGGGAGACATGCAGTAGATTGCAAAGCTTAGTTATGGGGATTGTTTTAAACATCAAGGCATTTCTTGACAAGGCATGGAATTTAGCTGTAAATGAGCCAAAAAAGGTTGTTCATTGCCTTAAAGTAGGATTGGCTCTCTCCCTTGTGTCAGTGTTTTATTACATGAGGCCTCTTTATGATGGTGTTGGAGGGAATGCTATGTGGGCTGTTATGACTGTTGTAGTAGTTTTTGAGTATACTGTAG GTtctacactttataagtgtgtAAATAGAGCTATTGGAACATGTCTAGCTGGATCTCTAGGAATTGGTGTTCATTGGGTTGCAAGTCAAGCAGGAGATAAATTTGAGCCTGTTATTCTCCAAGTTTCAGTTTTTCTCTTGG CTGCTGCAGCAACCTTTTCTCGGTTTATACCTACAATAAAAGCGCGATTTGACTATGGTGCAATGATCTTTATCCTTACCTTCAGCTTAGTGTCAGTGTCAGGCTATCGCGTTGATAAGTTGGTTGAATTGGCTCATGAAAGGGTCTCCACTATTGCTATTGGCGCCTCCATCTGTATTTTCATTACCATGATTCTCTGTCCAGTATGGGCAGGTACTGAGTTGCATCATCTCATTAGTAACAACCTGGAAAAACTTGCTGATTCCTTGGCAG GATATGCTGCTGAGAACTTCAGTGTAGATGGCAGTAAAAATGTACATGAGAAAGATTCCAGTAAGAAATTGCAAGGCTACAAATGTGTACTTAATTCTAAGGCTGCTGAAGAATCCATG GCCAATTTTGCCAGATGGGAGCCAGCACATGGAAAATTCAATTTCCGACATCCATGGAAACAGTACCTCAAGATTGGAGCTTCAATGAGAAGCTGTGCCTATTGCATTGAGACTCTCCATGGCAGTATTAACTCCAATACTGAG ACTCCTGAGTTCCTTAAGAAGCCTCTCAATGATGTCTGCATGAGATTAGGTACTACTTCCTCCAAAGTGCTAAAAGAGATGTCGAGTATgataaaaacaatgaaaaaatcaacaaaGCTAGATATACTTGTTGATGAAATGAATTCTTCGGTAGAAGGCCTTCAAAATGCCCTCAAAATCTTCCCAAGTTACCAGCATATACCAACCCCAGACCCCGGAACTGAAGAGGCCCCTAATGGTACAGAAGAGCCTAGCTTGAAATCAACTGCTTTATCACTCATGGAAATTGTTCAAATGGCCACCCTAACATCACTGCTCGTAGAAATAGCATCAAGAATAGAAGGGATTGTAGAGGAGGTCAAAGAACTGGCAAGCCAAGCAGAATTTAGAGACGAAAGCAGCATGAAGTCCAAACAAACTCAAACAAAGATAAATGGAAATGATGGTAATGAGCATGAAGTAACAATGAAGACTCTTCAAAAAGTCTGA
- the LOC101258193 gene encoding bifunctional fucokinase/fucose pyrophosphorylase isoform X2, whose amino-acid sequence MASESVLVLLLFVPFWNLLNITNSFFSNLRNSRRKEPSPSFIDLIAKKHILLLHAGGDSKRVPWANPMGKVFLPLPYLAADDQDGPVPLLFDHILAIASCARQAFQNEGGMLTMTGDVLPCFDASTMVMPNDASCIVTVPITLDIASNHGVIVAAKSGISNDTNSINLVENLLQKPCLDELVRHQAILDDGRTLLDTGIIAVRGQAWLNLVKLACSSQSMISELLEKKKEMSLYEDLVAAWVPAKHEWLRSRPLGDELVNSLGEQEMFSYCACDLLFLHFGTSSEVLDHMSETGAGLVGRRHLCSIPATNVSDIAASAIILSSKIEPGVSIGEDSLIYDSFISGGIQIGSQSIVVGVNVPATSDTTERLPFRFMLPDRHCFWEVPLVERTERVIVYCGIHDNPKIPLSNGTFCGKPLRKVLDDLGIQDTDLWISENTLEKCLWNAKIFPILPYFEMLTLASWLMGLDNQINETLRSSWKRSQRISLEELHKSINFSHMCLGSSNHQADLASGIVNACLNFGLLGRNLSQLCQEILQKESTGIEVCKGFLFHCPNLQAQNSAILPKSRAYQVHADLLRACGDEEMALETEQKVWASIADETASAVRYGFKENLAGSSSWFASNPDNTSGCCGESFHHRTVKIELPVRVDFVGGWSDTPPWSLERAGCVLNMAITLEDSLPIGTVIEIEKGTGIFISDDVGNQLSIEDLSSIALPFEISDPFRLVKSALLVTSVIHEKILQSVALQIRTWANVPRGSGLGTSSILAAAVVKGLLRITDGDESNENVTRLVLVLEQLMGTGGGWQDQIGGLYAGIKFTASFPGIPLRLQVIPLLASPQLIKELQQRLLVVFTGQVRLAHQVLHKVVTRYLQRDNLLVSSIKRLTELAKIAREAFMSCDIDALGDIMLEAWRLHQELDPFCSNEFVDKLFAFCDYYCCGYKLVGAGGGGFALLLAKSAESAEELRHSLVNTSDFDVKIYGWKIFLEN is encoded by the exons ATGGCCAGCGAATCGGTTCTGGTGCTGCTACTCTTTGTGCCATTTTGGAACTTGCTAAACATTACCAACAGCTTTTTCTCGAATCTCAG AAATTCTCGGAGGAAAGAACCTTCTCCATCATTTATCGACTTGATTGCCAAAAAACACATCTTATTACTTCATGCTGGAGGTGATTCTAAAAGGGTACCATGGGCAAATCCTATGGGAAAAGTGTTTCTGCCACTTCCTTATTTGGCAGCTGATGACCAAGATGGACCAGTTCCCCTGCTCTTCGATCACATCCTTGCTATTGCATCTTGTGCAAGACAAGCTTTTCAGAATGAAG GTGGGATGCTTACAATGACTGGGGATGTTCTTCCTTGTTTTGATGCCTCAACTATGGTTATGCCGAACGATGCATCCTGCATTGTGACTGTCCCTATTACGCTGGACATTGCTTCCAATCATGGTGTTATAGTTGCAGCAAAATCTGGGATTTCAAATGATACTAATTCCATCAACTTGGTGGAGAATCTGCTTCAGAAACCTTGCTTGGACGAGCTTGTTAGGCACCAAGCTATTCTGGATGATGGTAGAACATTGCTTGATACTGGGATAATAGCAGTTAGAGGTCAGGCATGGCTTAATCTAGTAAAACTTGCCTGTTCGAGCCAATCAATGATCTCAGAACTtctggaaaagaaaaaagag ATGAGTTTGTATGAAGACCTTGTAGCCGCTTGGGTACCAGCAAAGCACGAATGGTTGCGATCCCGCCCTTTGGGTGATGAACTTGTCAACAGTTTGGGAGAACAAGAGATGTTCAGCTATTGTGCTT GTGATCTATTATTCTTACATTTTGGAACATCTAGTGAAGTTCTAGACCACATGAGTGAAACTGGTGCTGGACTTGTTGGTCGAAGGCACCTCTGTTCTATTCCAGCAACTAATGTTTCTGATATTGCTGCCTCAGCTATTATCCTTTCCAGTAAAATAGAGCCAGGAGTCTCTATAGGAGAAGACTCTCTCATTTATGATTCCTTCATTTCTGGTGGTATACAGATTGGTTCCCAGTCTATTGTTGTTGGTGTTAATGTGCCAGCTACCAGTGATACGACAGAAAGGTTACCATTCAGATTCATGCTTCCAGATCGTCATTGCTTTTGGGAGGTTCCTTTAGTGGAACGCACGGAAAGAGTTATTGTGTACTGTGGCATCCATGATAACCCAAAGATTCCACTCTCAAATGGTACCTTTTGTGGAAAACCCTTGAGGAAGGTTTTAGATGATCTAGGCATTCAAGATACAGATCTGTGGATCTCAGAGAATACTCTGGAAAAATGCTTGTGGAATGCCAAAATATTCCCTATTCTTCCATACTTTGAAATGCTCACCTTGGCGTCATGGTTAATGGGCTTGGACAACCAAATAAATGAAACACTACGTTCTTCATGGAAGCGGTCCCAGCGGATTAGTTTGGAGGAGTTGCATAAATCCATCAACTTTTCACACATGTGTTTAGGTTCTAGTAATCATCAGGCTGATTTAGCTTCAGGGATTGTCAATGCTTGCCTTAACTTCGGCTTACTTGGCCGCAACTTAAGTCAGTTGTGCCAAGAGATTCTTCAAAAGGAATCAACCGGAATTGAAGTTTGCAAAGGATTTCTATTCCATTGCCCAAATCTTCAAGCACAAAATTCAGCAATCCTTCCTAAGAGCAGAGCATATCAAGTTCATGCTGATCTTCTACGAGCGTGCGGCGATGAAGAGATGGCACTTGAAACTGAGCAAAAGGTATGGGCTTCCATTGCTGATGAAACTGCGTCTGCTGTGAGATACGGGTTCAAAG AAAACTTAGCAGGGTCTTCCAGTTGGTTCGCATCAAATCCTGATAATACTAGTGGTTGTTGCGGTGAGTCTTTCCACCATAGGACGGTGAAGATTGAACTACCAGTTCGAGTGGATTTTGTTGGGGGTTGGAGTGATACACCTCCTTGGAGTCTAGAGCGTGCTGGCTGTGTTCTGAACATGGCAATAACATTGGAAGATTCTCTTCCTATTGGCACAGTGATAGAGATAGAGAAAGGGACTGGGATATTTATTAGTGATGATGTAGGAAACCAGTTATCAATTGAAGATCTATCATCTATTGCCCTTCCATTTGAAATCAGTGATCCATTTCGTCTTGTCAAATCTGCATTGCTTGTAACCAGTGTTATCCATGAAAAGATCCTTCAATCAGTGGCCCTGCAAATCAGGACTTGGGCCAATGTTCCTAGGGGCAGTGGCTTGGGAACTTCTAGCATCTTAGCAGCAGCCGTTGTTAAAGGGCTTTTACGTATTACTGATGGAGACGAAAGTAACGAAAATGTCACTAGACTTGTTTTAGTCCTAGAACAGCTCATGGGCACTGGTGGTGGTTGGCAAGATCAAATTGGAGGTCTATATGCTGGCATCAAATTTACTGCAAGTTTTCCTGGAATACCATTGCGGCTTCAAGTCATTCCCCTCTTGGCTTCTCCTCAGTTAATAAAGGAGTTGCAGCAACGGCTTCTTGTAGTTTTCACTGGTCAA GTTCGACTTGCACACCAGGTGCTGCATAAGGTGGTTACTCGTTACCTTCAACGAGACAACCTGCTAGTTTCAAGTATCAAGCGCCTCACTGAACTTGCAAAGATTGCTAGAGAAGCTTTCATGAGTTGCGACATTGATGCCCTTGGGGACATAATGCTGGAGGCATGGAGATTACATCAGGAGCTGGATCCTTTCTGCAGCAATGAGTTTGTTGATAAGCTTTTCGCTTTCTGTGATTACTATTGCTGTGGATACAAGCTTGTAGGTGCTGGTGGTGGGGGTTTCGCCTTGTTATTGGCAAAAAGTGCTGAGTCCGCTGAGGAACTGAGACATTCACTCGTGAATACTTCTGATTTTGACGTGAAAATCTATGGCTGGAAAATCTTCTTGGAGAACTAG
- the LOC101257602 gene encoding protein LEAD-SENSITIVE 1, translating into MGLLTNRVDRSEIKPGDHIYTYRAVFAYSHHGIFVGGSKVVHFTRVEGSSDAANEISGISSSCPIFPDCGFRLPNSGVVLSCLNCFLRNGSLYSFEYGVSPSVFLSKVRGGTCTTAVSDPPEMVIHRAMHLLQNGFGNYDVFQNNCEDFALYCKTGLLTLDRLGVGRSGQASSVVGAPLAALLSSPLKFLIPSPVGMATVTAGMYCMSRYATDIGVRSDVIKVAVEDLAVNLGWGRSNEGAIVEHDDSIHLLDR; encoded by the exons ATGGGTTTGTTGACAAACAGAGTGGACAGAAGTGAGATCAAACCAGGAGACCATATCTATACTTACAGAGCTGTTTTTGCTTACTCCCACCATG GTATTTTCGTTGGCGGAAGCAAAGTGGTTCATTTTACACGGGTTGAGGGCTCTTCTGATGCTGCTAATGAAATATCAGGCATTTCTTCATCCTGTCCAATCTTTCCAGACTGTGGATTTAGGCTTCCTAACAGCGGTGTTGTACTTTCTTGTCTGAATTGCTTTCTCCGCAATGGTTCACTCTACAGTTTTGAATATGGAGTAAGCCCCTCTGTTTTCTTATCCAAAGTGCGAGGTGGAACTTGCACTACTGCTGTGTCAGACCCTCCAGAGATGGTTATCCATCGAGCAATGCATCTTCTCCAGAATGGATTTGGCAACTATGATGTGTTCCAAAACAACTGTGAGGACTTTGCGTTGTATTGCAAAACAGGTCTTCTGACACTAGATAGATTGGGAGTTGGAAGAAGTGGACAAGCTTCTTCTGTTGTTGGTGCTCCTTTAGCTGCGCTTCTTTCTTCCCCCCTGAAGTTTCTAATTCCTAGTCCCGTTGGCATGGCCACTGTTACTGCAGGAATGTACTGCATGAGCAGATATGCTACTGATATTGGTGTTCGAAGTGATGTCATAAAAGTTGCAGTCGAAGACTTAGCTGTAAACCTTGGCTGGGGTCGCAGCAATGAAGGAGCTATTGTGGAACATGATGATTCTATTCACTTACTTGACAGATGA
- the LOC101258193 gene encoding bifunctional fucokinase/fucose pyrophosphorylase isoform X1 produces the protein MERKYNHRSRVKADLTAILRKSWYHLRLSVRHPARVPTWDAIVLTAASPEQAQLYEWQLKRAKRMGRIADSTVTLAVPDPHGQRIGSGAATLCAILELAKHYQQLFLESQCRNSRRKEPSPSFIDLIAKKHILLLHAGGDSKRVPWANPMGKVFLPLPYLAADDQDGPVPLLFDHILAIASCARQAFQNEGGMLTMTGDVLPCFDASTMVMPNDASCIVTVPITLDIASNHGVIVAAKSGISNDTNSINLVENLLQKPCLDELVRHQAILDDGRTLLDTGIIAVRGQAWLNLVKLACSSQSMISELLEKKKEMSLYEDLVAAWVPAKHEWLRSRPLGDELVNSLGEQEMFSYCACDLLFLHFGTSSEVLDHMSETGAGLVGRRHLCSIPATNVSDIAASAIILSSKIEPGVSIGEDSLIYDSFISGGIQIGSQSIVVGVNVPATSDTTERLPFRFMLPDRHCFWEVPLVERTERVIVYCGIHDNPKIPLSNGTFCGKPLRKVLDDLGIQDTDLWISENTLEKCLWNAKIFPILPYFEMLTLASWLMGLDNQINETLRSSWKRSQRISLEELHKSINFSHMCLGSSNHQADLASGIVNACLNFGLLGRNLSQLCQEILQKESTGIEVCKGFLFHCPNLQAQNSAILPKSRAYQVHADLLRACGDEEMALETEQKVWASIADETASAVRYGFKENLAGSSSWFASNPDNTSGCCGESFHHRTVKIELPVRVDFVGGWSDTPPWSLERAGCVLNMAITLEDSLPIGTVIEIEKGTGIFISDDVGNQLSIEDLSSIALPFEISDPFRLVKSALLVTSVIHEKILQSVALQIRTWANVPRGSGLGTSSILAAAVVKGLLRITDGDESNENVTRLVLVLEQLMGTGGGWQDQIGGLYAGIKFTASFPGIPLRLQVIPLLASPQLIKELQQRLLVVFTGQVRLAHQVLHKVVTRYLQRDNLLVSSIKRLTELAKIAREAFMSCDIDALGDIMLEAWRLHQELDPFCSNEFVDKLFAFCDYYCCGYKLVGAGGGGFALLLAKSAESAEELRHSLVNTSDFDVKIYGWKIFLEN, from the exons ATGGAAAGGAAGTACAACCATAGAAGCCGAGTCAAAGCAGACTTGACTGCAATATTACGGAAATCGTGGTATCATTTGAGATTATCGGTACGGCACCCAGCCAGGGTTCCGACGTGGGATGCAATAGTGCTCACGGCGGCGAGCCCTGAACAAGCTCAGCTCTATGAATGGCAGCTCAAGCGAGCCAAACGCATGGGTCGCATCGCCGATTCCACTGTAACACTCGCTGTTCCCGATCCCCATGGCCAGCGAATCGGTTCTGGTGCTGCTACTCTTTGTGCCATTTTGGAACTTGCTAAACATTACCAACAGCTTTTTCTCGAATCTCAG TGCAGAAATTCTCGGAGGAAAGAACCTTCTCCATCATTTATCGACTTGATTGCCAAAAAACACATCTTATTACTTCATGCTGGAGGTGATTCTAAAAGGGTACCATGGGCAAATCCTATGGGAAAAGTGTTTCTGCCACTTCCTTATTTGGCAGCTGATGACCAAGATGGACCAGTTCCCCTGCTCTTCGATCACATCCTTGCTATTGCATCTTGTGCAAGACAAGCTTTTCAGAATGAAG GTGGGATGCTTACAATGACTGGGGATGTTCTTCCTTGTTTTGATGCCTCAACTATGGTTATGCCGAACGATGCATCCTGCATTGTGACTGTCCCTATTACGCTGGACATTGCTTCCAATCATGGTGTTATAGTTGCAGCAAAATCTGGGATTTCAAATGATACTAATTCCATCAACTTGGTGGAGAATCTGCTTCAGAAACCTTGCTTGGACGAGCTTGTTAGGCACCAAGCTATTCTGGATGATGGTAGAACATTGCTTGATACTGGGATAATAGCAGTTAGAGGTCAGGCATGGCTTAATCTAGTAAAACTTGCCTGTTCGAGCCAATCAATGATCTCAGAACTtctggaaaagaaaaaagag ATGAGTTTGTATGAAGACCTTGTAGCCGCTTGGGTACCAGCAAAGCACGAATGGTTGCGATCCCGCCCTTTGGGTGATGAACTTGTCAACAGTTTGGGAGAACAAGAGATGTTCAGCTATTGTGCTT GTGATCTATTATTCTTACATTTTGGAACATCTAGTGAAGTTCTAGACCACATGAGTGAAACTGGTGCTGGACTTGTTGGTCGAAGGCACCTCTGTTCTATTCCAGCAACTAATGTTTCTGATATTGCTGCCTCAGCTATTATCCTTTCCAGTAAAATAGAGCCAGGAGTCTCTATAGGAGAAGACTCTCTCATTTATGATTCCTTCATTTCTGGTGGTATACAGATTGGTTCCCAGTCTATTGTTGTTGGTGTTAATGTGCCAGCTACCAGTGATACGACAGAAAGGTTACCATTCAGATTCATGCTTCCAGATCGTCATTGCTTTTGGGAGGTTCCTTTAGTGGAACGCACGGAAAGAGTTATTGTGTACTGTGGCATCCATGATAACCCAAAGATTCCACTCTCAAATGGTACCTTTTGTGGAAAACCCTTGAGGAAGGTTTTAGATGATCTAGGCATTCAAGATACAGATCTGTGGATCTCAGAGAATACTCTGGAAAAATGCTTGTGGAATGCCAAAATATTCCCTATTCTTCCATACTTTGAAATGCTCACCTTGGCGTCATGGTTAATGGGCTTGGACAACCAAATAAATGAAACACTACGTTCTTCATGGAAGCGGTCCCAGCGGATTAGTTTGGAGGAGTTGCATAAATCCATCAACTTTTCACACATGTGTTTAGGTTCTAGTAATCATCAGGCTGATTTAGCTTCAGGGATTGTCAATGCTTGCCTTAACTTCGGCTTACTTGGCCGCAACTTAAGTCAGTTGTGCCAAGAGATTCTTCAAAAGGAATCAACCGGAATTGAAGTTTGCAAAGGATTTCTATTCCATTGCCCAAATCTTCAAGCACAAAATTCAGCAATCCTTCCTAAGAGCAGAGCATATCAAGTTCATGCTGATCTTCTACGAGCGTGCGGCGATGAAGAGATGGCACTTGAAACTGAGCAAAAGGTATGGGCTTCCATTGCTGATGAAACTGCGTCTGCTGTGAGATACGGGTTCAAAG AAAACTTAGCAGGGTCTTCCAGTTGGTTCGCATCAAATCCTGATAATACTAGTGGTTGTTGCGGTGAGTCTTTCCACCATAGGACGGTGAAGATTGAACTACCAGTTCGAGTGGATTTTGTTGGGGGTTGGAGTGATACACCTCCTTGGAGTCTAGAGCGTGCTGGCTGTGTTCTGAACATGGCAATAACATTGGAAGATTCTCTTCCTATTGGCACAGTGATAGAGATAGAGAAAGGGACTGGGATATTTATTAGTGATGATGTAGGAAACCAGTTATCAATTGAAGATCTATCATCTATTGCCCTTCCATTTGAAATCAGTGATCCATTTCGTCTTGTCAAATCTGCATTGCTTGTAACCAGTGTTATCCATGAAAAGATCCTTCAATCAGTGGCCCTGCAAATCAGGACTTGGGCCAATGTTCCTAGGGGCAGTGGCTTGGGAACTTCTAGCATCTTAGCAGCAGCCGTTGTTAAAGGGCTTTTACGTATTACTGATGGAGACGAAAGTAACGAAAATGTCACTAGACTTGTTTTAGTCCTAGAACAGCTCATGGGCACTGGTGGTGGTTGGCAAGATCAAATTGGAGGTCTATATGCTGGCATCAAATTTACTGCAAGTTTTCCTGGAATACCATTGCGGCTTCAAGTCATTCCCCTCTTGGCTTCTCCTCAGTTAATAAAGGAGTTGCAGCAACGGCTTCTTGTAGTTTTCACTGGTCAA GTTCGACTTGCACACCAGGTGCTGCATAAGGTGGTTACTCGTTACCTTCAACGAGACAACCTGCTAGTTTCAAGTATCAAGCGCCTCACTGAACTTGCAAAGATTGCTAGAGAAGCTTTCATGAGTTGCGACATTGATGCCCTTGGGGACATAATGCTGGAGGCATGGAGATTACATCAGGAGCTGGATCCTTTCTGCAGCAATGAGTTTGTTGATAAGCTTTTCGCTTTCTGTGATTACTATTGCTGTGGATACAAGCTTGTAGGTGCTGGTGGTGGGGGTTTCGCCTTGTTATTGGCAAAAAGTGCTGAGTCCGCTGAGGAACTGAGACATTCACTCGTGAATACTTCTGATTTTGACGTGAAAATCTATGGCTGGAAAATCTTCTTGGAGAACTAG